The following proteins are co-located in the Ailuropoda melanoleuca isolate Jingjing chromosome 13, ASM200744v2, whole genome shotgun sequence genome:
- the DNAJC5 gene encoding dnaJ homolog subfamily C member 5, with protein MADQRQRSLSTSGESLYHVLGLDKNATSDDIKKSYRKLALKYHPDKNPDNPEAADKFKEINNAHAILTDATKRNIYDKYGSLGLYVAEQFGEENVNTYFVLSSWWAKALFVVCGLLTCCYCCCCLCCCFNCCCGRCKPRAPAGEDADFYVSPEDLEAQLQSDEREATDTPVVIQPASATETTQLTADSHPSYHTDGFN; from the exons ATGGCCGACCAGAGACAACGCTCACTCTCTACCTCTGGGGAATCACTCTACCATGTCCTGGGGCTGGACAAGAACGCAACCTCAGACGACATTAAAAAGTCCTATCG gaAACTTGCCTTGAAATATCACCCTGACAAGAACCCTGATAACCCAGAGGCTGCAGACAAGTTTAAGGAGATCAACAACGCCCACGCCATCCTGACGGACGCCACAAAAAGAAACATCTACGACAAGTACGGCTCGCTGGGGCTCTACGTGGCCGAGCAGTTTGGGGAGGAGAACGTGAACACCTACTTCGTGCTCTCCAGTTGGTGGGCCAAG GCCCTGTTCGTCGTGTGCGGGCTGCTGAcctgctgctactgctgctgctgcctgtGCTGCTGCTTTAACTGCTGCTGTGGGCGCTGCAAGCCCCGGGCGCCCGCGGGCGAGGACGCCGACTTCTATGTGTCCCCCGAGGACCTGGAGGCGCAGCTGCAGTCCGATGAGCGCG aggccacagacacGCCGGTCGTCATACAGCCAGCGTCCGCCACAGAGACCACCCAGCTGACGGCCGACTCCCACCCCAGCTACCACACCGACGGGTTCAACTAA
- the UCKL1 gene encoding uridine-cytidine kinase-like 1 has translation MAAPPASADAPRLPPPPAAAGDGPDQPAERSETACEDRSNAESLDRLLPPVGTRRSPRKRTTSQCKSEPPLLRTSKRTIYTAGRPPWYNEHGTQSKEAFAIGLGGGSASGKTTVARMIIEALDVPWVVLLSMDSFYKVLTTQQQEQAAHNNFNFDHPDAFDFDLIVSTLKKLKQGKSVKVPVYDFTTHSRKKDWKTLYGANVIIFEGIMAFADKTLLELLDMKIFVDTDSDIRLVRRLRRDISERGRDIEGVIKQYNKFVKPAFDQYIQPTMRVADIVVPWGSGNTVAIDLIVQHMHSQLEERELSVRAALASAHQCHPLPRTLSVLKSTPQVRGMHTIIRDKETSRDEFIFYSKRLMRLLIEHALSFLPFQDCVVQTPQGQDYAGKCYAGKQITGVSILRAGETMEPALRAVCKDVRIGTILIQTNQLTGEPEVRVGSLAVRG, from the exons ATGGCGGCGCCCCCAGCCTCTGCTGACGCGCCCCGCTTGCCTCCGCCGCCCGCTGCGGCCGGAGACGGGCCCGACCAGCCGGCGGAGAGGAGCGAGACCGCGTGCGAGGACCG CAGCAATGCGGAATCCTTGGACAGGCTCCTCCCACCCGTGGGTACCAGGCGCTCACCCCGGAAGCGCACCACCAGCCAGTGCAAATCTGAGCCACCCCTGCTACGCACCAGCAAGCGTACCATCTACACGGCCGGACGGCCGCCCTGGTACAATGAGCACGGCACACAGTCCAAGGAGGCCTTCGCCATCG GCCTGGGAGGTGGCAGTGCCTCCGGGAAGACAACTGTGGCCAGGATGATCATTGAGGCCCTGGACGTGCCCTGGGTGGTCTTGCTGTCCATGGACTCCTTCTACAAG GTGCTGACCACACAGCAGCAGGAGCAGGCTGCCCACAACAATTTCAACTTCGACCATCCAGACGCCTTTGACTTTGACCTCATCGTGTCCACCCTCAAGAAGCTGAAACAGGGCAAGAGCGTCAAGGTGCCCGTCTACGACTTCACCACCCACAGCCGGAAGAAGGACTGG AAAACACTCTATGGTGCAAACGTCATCATCTTTGAGGGCATCATGGCCTTTGCTGACAAGACgttgctggag CTCCTAGACATGAAGATTTTTGTGGACACAGACTCTGACATCCGCCTTGTGCGGCGGCTACGCCGGGACATTAGTGAGCGAGGACGAGACATTGAGGGTGTCATCAAGCAATACAACAAGTTTGTCAAACCTGCCTTCGACCAGTACATCCAGCCCACTATGCGTGTGGCAGACATCGTGGTGCCCTGGG GGAGCGGGAACACAGTGGCCATTGACCTGATCGTGCAGCATATGCACAGCCAGCTGGAGGAG CGTGAGCTCAGTGTCAG GGCCGCGCTGGCCTCGGCGCACCAGTGCCACCCCCTGCCGCGGACGCTGAGCGTGCTCAAGAGCACGCCGCAGGTGCGGGGCATGCACACCATCATCAG GGACAAGGAGACCAGCCGTGACGAGTTCATCTTCTACTCCAAGAGGCTGATGCGGCTGCTCATTGAGCACGCgctctccttcctgcccttccag GACTGCGTAGTGCAGACCCCGCAGGGACAGGACTACGCGGGCAAATGCTATGCGGGGAAGCAG ATCACTGGCGTGTCCATCCTGCGTGCGGGGGAGACCATGGAGCCGGCTCTGCGGGCAGTGTGCAAGGACGTGCGCATAGGCACCATTCTCATCCAGACCAACCAGCTCACCGGGGAGCCTGAGGTGCGGGTCGGAAGCCTAGCCGTCAGGGGCTGA